One window of Nostoc sp. C052 genomic DNA carries:
- a CDS encoding NACHT domain-containing NTPase: MSGRSLSCSPEGIQKAKRALIRCSLTQKALAEDLEVTRQPIGKFFTGKPVDRNLFVQICDRLDLEWEEIVAELASEPQIDQDSNIDIDTIVQAVREKIKPLIQERCGTMRVLDMTQPIGLNDIYTSVNILEKIIGRQRLSIDELLQQYSSEDFDRFGLGRITQKRVPGLEAVEKYPKLIILGKPGAGKTTFLKYLAIQSIGGKFQAKRVPIFVTLKDFAEAADKPSLLEYISQQFSNCRGVGERQAVSLENELLEHGKALVLLDGLDEVREEDNSHVFKEIKEFSDDFQNNHFVISCRIAAQEYTFEKFTEVEVADFDDEQIATFATNWFKDKLVKPEIFIKRLEENNRIKQLAASPLLLTLLCLAFEESGDFPANRSELYKEGLDALLKKWDAKRGIQRYQIYKKLSVQRKEDLLSKIALTTFERSDYFFKQKAAEQYITEYIRNLPDANTDPEILQLESEVVLRSIEAQHGLLVERAKGIYSFSHLTFHEYFTAREIVIVQQSSEEALQNLVIHTMEKPWQEVFLLGVGMSPSADILLKLMKKHIDAIVVGDEKLQQFLQWVNQRSLSVQLQCKPAAIRAFYFEHDSELDSFRILSRAVELEFEVNYDLALTLACDVDDHLTLTLADGYEFNLFLTLAIDLARILFVLTLEPKMQQALQQIKAQLPYVDGGIEIFKQWWKIKGQSWIKQFRAVMIKYRNIGHDWQFSQYQKELLKQYYDSNMLLIECLNSDCYVSREVRQQIEDTLLLPIAEIKQRQQQS; encoded by the coding sequence ATGTCCGGGCGATCGCTTTCCTGTTCTCCAGAAGGTATCCAAAAAGCAAAAAGAGCTTTAATTCGGTGTTCCTTAACTCAAAAGGCATTAGCTGAAGATTTAGAAGTAACTCGCCAGCCAATCGGAAAATTCTTTACAGGTAAACCTGTTGACCGCAATCTCTTTGTCCAGATTTGCGACAGACTAGACCTAGAGTGGGAAGAGATAGTTGCTGAACTAGCTAGTGAACCACAGATTGATCAAGATAGCAACATTGATATTGATACGATCGTGCAAGCAGTACGCGAAAAAATAAAACCCCTTATTCAAGAACGTTGTGGCACAATGCGAGTGCTAGATATGACTCAACCCATTGGCTTGAATGATATTTACACCAGCGTTAATATCCTGGAAAAAATCATTGGGCGACAACGGTTAAGTATTGATGAATTATTGCAACAGTATAGTAGCGAAGATTTTGACCGCTTTGGACTGGGCAGAATTACTCAAAAACGAGTGCCAGGACTAGAGGCGGTAGAAAAATATCCTAAGTTGATAATTTTGGGTAAGCCAGGAGCAGGAAAAACTACGTTTTTGAAATATTTAGCGATTCAGTCTATTGGAGGTAAGTTTCAGGCTAAACGCGTGCCAATTTTTGTCACCCTTAAAGACTTTGCTGAAGCTGCTGATAAACCAAGTTTACTGGAATACATCAGTCAGCAATTCTCCAATTGTAGGGGAGTTGGGGAAAGACAGGCTGTGTCTCTAGAAAATGAGCTGTTAGAACACGGAAAGGCATTAGTTTTACTTGATGGCTTGGATGAAGTTCGAGAAGAAGATAATAGCCACGTCTTCAAAGAAATTAAAGAATTTTCTGACGATTTCCAAAACAATCACTTCGTTATAAGCTGCCGAATTGCAGCACAGGAATATACCTTTGAGAAGTTCACAGAGGTCGAAGTTGCTGATTTTGATGATGAACAAATTGCTACTTTTGCAACTAACTGGTTTAAGGATAAACTTGTCAAGCCAGAAATTTTTATTAAACGTCTCGAAGAGAATAACCGTATTAAACAACTTGCTGCAAGTCCATTGCTATTGACGCTCCTATGTTTAGCATTTGAAGAGTCAGGGGATTTTCCGGCAAATCGCTCTGAGTTATACAAAGAAGGATTAGATGCACTACTGAAAAAGTGGGATGCTAAACGCGGAATTCAACGTTATCAAATTTACAAAAAGCTATCGGTTCAACGGAAGGAAGACTTACTCAGTAAAATTGCTCTAACTACGTTTGAGCGGAGTGATTATTTCTTCAAGCAGAAAGCAGCAGAGCAATACATCACAGAATATATACGCAATTTGCCAGATGCCAATACCGACCCAGAAATATTGCAACTAGAAAGTGAGGTAGTTTTACGTTCAATTGAAGCCCAACATGGACTATTAGTAGAACGGGCAAAAGGAATTTACTCATTTTCCCATTTAACATTTCATGAATATTTTACTGCTCGAGAAATTGTTATTGTCCAACAATCATCAGAGGAGGCATTGCAAAATCTAGTCATCCATACAATGGAAAAACCTTGGCAGGAAGTATTTTTGTTAGGGGTTGGGATGTCGCCAAGTGCAGATATTTTGTTGAAACTGATGAAAAAGCACATTGATGCGATTGTAGTTGGCGATGAGAAATTGCAACAGTTTTTGCAATGGGTGAATCAAAGATCCCTTTCAGTCCAACTTCAATGCAAGCCAGCTGCTATTCGTGCTTTTTACTTTGAACATGACAGTGAGCTTGATAGTTTCCGTATCCTTTCTCGTGCCGTTGAACTTGAATTTGAAGTTAATTATGACCTAGCTCTTACCCTTGCGTGTGATGTTGACGATCACCTTACCCTTACCCTTGCTGATGGCTATGAGTTTAATCTTTTTCTGACCCTTGCTATTGATCTAGCCCGTATATTGTTTGTCCTTACCCTTGAACCTAAAATGCAACAAGCACTCCAACAAATTAAGGCTCAACTACCTTATGTAGATGGTGGCATAGAAATATTTAAGCAATGGTGGAAAATCAAGGGACAGTCTTGGATTAAGCAATTCAGAGCGGTGATGATTAAATATCGTAATATTGGTCATGATTGGCAGTTCAGCCAATACCAGAAAGAATTACTAAAGCAGTATTATGATTCCAATATGTTACTCATAGAATGCCTAAATAGCGATTGTTATGTCAGCCGGGAAGTACGACAGCAGATAGAAGATACTTTGCTATTACCGATCGCAGAGATTAAACAGCGTCAGCAGCAATCTTAA
- a CDS encoding conjugal transfer protein TrbI, whose amino-acid sequence MTRLHQWKYGTAAFMAMAVTTSTISPLFSLAPANAQYNIGQNRNGQYGNVTIPSGVAFPVTYEKETITIAPGESKSITLRIANDIIDRNRNVLIPAGTKVNGQLESVDLDSYSRDTRNTDDNQGKGVRFVAQELEFSNGQRQSINATSRTYTTTQKVTQGPSTNQVLTDAAIGGGAGLLGSLLTGNRRIDDLKPVIGAAAGAGASVLLRKKEANVFVIRPAQDLRLTLNSNLNLVPSSRY is encoded by the coding sequence ATGACTCGTCTACATCAATGGAAATATGGAACCGCTGCATTTATGGCAATGGCCGTTACTACAAGCACCATTAGCCCCCTATTCAGCTTGGCTCCTGCTAATGCTCAATACAACATTGGGCAAAACAGAAATGGGCAATACGGAAACGTGACCATTCCTTCTGGAGTTGCTTTTCCTGTCACCTACGAAAAAGAGACAATTACTATTGCTCCTGGGGAAAGTAAATCTATAACCTTGAGAATAGCTAATGACATTATCGACAGAAATAGAAATGTCTTAATTCCTGCTGGTACTAAAGTTAATGGACAGCTAGAATCTGTTGACTTAGATAGTTATTCAAGAGATACAAGAAATACAGATGATAACCAAGGAAAAGGCGTAAGGTTTGTAGCTCAAGAATTAGAATTTTCTAACGGTCAGCGTCAGTCGATTAATGCAACTTCTCGGACATACACCACAACTCAAAAAGTCACACAAGGGCCTAGCACCAATCAGGTTTTAACTGACGCAGCTATTGGTGGGGGTGCTGGTCTTTTAGGTTCGCTACTTACTGGTAATCGCAGAATTGACGATTTAAAACCTGTTATCGGTGCGGCTGCGGGTGCAGGTGCGAGTGTGCTGTTACGGAAAAAAGAAGCAAATGTTTTTGTCATTAGACCTGCACAGGATTTAAGACTGACACTGAATTCTAACTTGAATTTAGTACCATCATCTCGCTACTAG